A window from Candidatus Bathyarchaeota archaeon encodes these proteins:
- a CDS encoding HK97 gp10 family phage protein, whose product MSVSINVNVSGAEEFKAAMSRFDSAMQNRIQQQLTSWAQNVKTYADRLVPVRTGHLQRSIFVKVQNWQVQVGAEASYAAAVEFGTLYVPARPYLVPAVKAHTSSLERIFKDAIEASKAEAKV is encoded by the coding sequence ATGAGCGTATCCATTAACGTTAACGTCTCGGGCGCCGAGGAATTCAAGGCGGCGATGAGCAGATTTGATTCAGCCATGCAGAACCGCATCCAACAGCAACTAACCAGCTGGGCGCAAAACGTGAAGACATATGCTGATCGGTTGGTGCCTGTTCGGACGGGGCATCTGCAACGCTCCATCTTTGTCAAGGTCCAGAATTGGCAGGTTCAAGTCGGTGCTGAAGCCAGTTATGCAGCTGCGGTCGAATTTGGAACTCTCTACGTCCCAGCCCGTCCCTATCTTGTGCCCGCGGTCAAAGCCCACACATCCAGCTTAGAACGCATCTTTAAAGATGCCATAGAAGCATCCAAAGCGGAGGCAAAAGTATGA